A single Vulpes lagopus strain Blue_001 chromosome 3, ASM1834538v1, whole genome shotgun sequence DNA region contains:
- the PKMYT1 gene encoding membrane-associated tyrosine- and threonine-specific cdc2-inhibitory kinase isoform X2: MPVPTEGTPPPLSGTPVPVPAYFRHAEPGFSLKRPGGLSRSLPPRPPAKGSIPISRLFPSRTPGWHQPQPRRVSFRGKASETLQSPSYDPSRPESFFQQSFQRLGRLGHGSYGEVFKVRSKEDGRLYAIKRSMSPFRGPKDRARKLAEVSGHEKVGQHPRCVRLEQAWEEGGILYLQTELCGPSLQQHCEAWGTGLPEAQVWGYLRDTLLALAHLHGQGLVHLDVKPANIFLGPRDRCKLGDFGLLVELGTSGAGEAQEGDPRYMAPELLQGSYGTAADVFSLGLTVLEVACNMELPHGGEGWQQLRQGYLPPEFTAGLSSELRSVLTMMLEPDPKLRATAEALLALPMLRRPRPWSILWYMAADAFSRGWALWQALLSLMCWLWHRLAHPASWLQPPSPPATPPGSPPCSLLLDSSLSSSWDDDSIGLSLSAETVLARATGNTSTPRSGSPAPRNRYTLRDALDLSDIDSEPPRGSFPSFEPRNLLSLFEDSLGPG, from the exons ATGCCTGTGCCCACAGAGGGCACCCCTCCACCCCTGAGTGGTACCCCTGTCCCAGTGCCAGCCTACTTCCGTCACGCAGAACCTGGCTTCTCCCTCAagaggcctggggggctcagtcggagcctcccgccccggccccctgCCAAAGGCAGCATCCCCATCAGCCGCCTCTTTCCTTCCCGGACCCCAGGCTggcaccagccccagccccggagGGTGTCATTTCGAGGCAAAGCCTCTGAGACCCTACAGAGCCCCTCATATGACCCAAGCCGGCCAGAGTCCTTTTTCCAACAGAGCTTCCAGAGGCTTGGCCGCCTGGGCCATGGCTCTTATGGAGAGGTTTTCAAG GTGCGCTCCAAGGAAGATGGCCGGCTCTATGCAATAAAGCGCTCGATGTCACCATTCCGGGGCCCCAAGGACCGGGCCCGCAAGCTGGCCGAGGTCAGCGGCCACGAGAAGGTGGGGCAGCACCCGCGCTGTGTGCGGCTGGAGCAAGCCTGGGAGGAGGGCGGCATCCTGTACCTGCAGACCGAGCTGTGTGGGCCCAGCCTGCAGCAGCACTGTGAGGCCTGGGGCACCGGCCTGCCAGAGGCCCAGGTCTGGGGCTACCTGCGAGATACCCTGCTGGCCCTGGCTCACCTCCACGGCCAAGGTCTGGTCCACCTTGACGTCAAGCCTGCCAACATCTTCCTGGGGCCCCGGGACCGTTGCaagctgggtgactttgggctGCTGGTTGAGCTGGGTACGTCTGGAGCTggtgaggcccaggagggagACCCCCGTTACATGGCCCCAGAGCTGCTGCAGGGCTCCTACGGGACAGCAGCCGATGTGTTCAG TCTGGGTCTCACCGTCCTGGAAGTGGCGTGCAACATGGAGCTGCCCCACGGTGGGGAGGGCTGGCAGCAGCTTCGCCAGGGCTATCTGCCTCCTGAGTTCACTGCTG GCCTATCTTCCGAGCTGCGTTCTGTCCTCACCATGATGCTGGAACCTGACCCCAAGCTGCGGGCCACTGCTGAGGCCCTGCTGGCTCTGCCCATGCTCAGGCGGCCTCGGCCATGGAGCATTCTGTGGTACATGGCTGCCGatgccttcagccgagggtggGCCCTGTGGCAG GCCCTGCTTTCCTTGATGTGCTGGCTCTGGCACAGATTGGCTCACCCCGCCAGCTGGCTGCAGCCGCCGAGCCCACCAGCCACCCCGCCTGGCTCCCCACCCTGCAGCCTCCTCCTGGACAGCAGCCTCTCCAGCAGCTGGGATGATGACAGCATAGG GCTCTCACTCTCTGCAGAGACTGTCCTGGCCAGGGCTACTGGGAACACCTCCACCCCCCGCAgtggctcccccgccccccggaaCAGGTACACACTGAG ggatgccctggaCCTGAGTGACATTGACTCCGAGCCCCCTCGgggctccttcccctccttcgAACCTCGGAACCTTCTCAGCCTGTTTGAGGACTCACTGGGCCCAGGCTGA
- the PKMYT1 gene encoding membrane-associated tyrosine- and threonine-specific cdc2-inhibitory kinase isoform X1 gives MPVPTEGTPPPLSGTPVPVPAYFRHAEPGFSLKRPGGLSRSLPPRPPAKGSIPISRLFPSRTPGWHQPQPRRVSFRGKASETLQSPSYDPSRPESFFQQSFQRLGRLGHGSYGEVFKVRSKEDGRLYAIKRSMSPFRGPKDRARKLAEVSGHEKVGQHPRCVRLEQAWEEGGILYLQTELCGPSLQQHCEAWGTGLPEAQVWGYLRDTLLALAHLHGQGLVHLDVKPANIFLGPRDRCKLGDFGLLVELGTSGAGEAQEGDPRYMAPELLQGSYGTAADVFSLGLTVLEVACNMELPHGGEGWQQLRQGYLPPEFTAGLSSELRSVLTMMLEPDPKLRATAEALLALPMLRRPRPWSILWYMAADAFSRGWALWQALLSLMCWLWHRLAHPASWLQPPSPPATPPGSPPCSLLLDSSLSSSWDDDSIGLSLSAETVLARATGNTSTPRSGSPAPRNRDALDLSDIDSEPPRGSFPSFEPRNLLSLFEDSLGPG, from the exons ATGCCTGTGCCCACAGAGGGCACCCCTCCACCCCTGAGTGGTACCCCTGTCCCAGTGCCAGCCTACTTCCGTCACGCAGAACCTGGCTTCTCCCTCAagaggcctggggggctcagtcggagcctcccgccccggccccctgCCAAAGGCAGCATCCCCATCAGCCGCCTCTTTCCTTCCCGGACCCCAGGCTggcaccagccccagccccggagGGTGTCATTTCGAGGCAAAGCCTCTGAGACCCTACAGAGCCCCTCATATGACCCAAGCCGGCCAGAGTCCTTTTTCCAACAGAGCTTCCAGAGGCTTGGCCGCCTGGGCCATGGCTCTTATGGAGAGGTTTTCAAG GTGCGCTCCAAGGAAGATGGCCGGCTCTATGCAATAAAGCGCTCGATGTCACCATTCCGGGGCCCCAAGGACCGGGCCCGCAAGCTGGCCGAGGTCAGCGGCCACGAGAAGGTGGGGCAGCACCCGCGCTGTGTGCGGCTGGAGCAAGCCTGGGAGGAGGGCGGCATCCTGTACCTGCAGACCGAGCTGTGTGGGCCCAGCCTGCAGCAGCACTGTGAGGCCTGGGGCACCGGCCTGCCAGAGGCCCAGGTCTGGGGCTACCTGCGAGATACCCTGCTGGCCCTGGCTCACCTCCACGGCCAAGGTCTGGTCCACCTTGACGTCAAGCCTGCCAACATCTTCCTGGGGCCCCGGGACCGTTGCaagctgggtgactttgggctGCTGGTTGAGCTGGGTACGTCTGGAGCTggtgaggcccaggagggagACCCCCGTTACATGGCCCCAGAGCTGCTGCAGGGCTCCTACGGGACAGCAGCCGATGTGTTCAG TCTGGGTCTCACCGTCCTGGAAGTGGCGTGCAACATGGAGCTGCCCCACGGTGGGGAGGGCTGGCAGCAGCTTCGCCAGGGCTATCTGCCTCCTGAGTTCACTGCTG GCCTATCTTCCGAGCTGCGTTCTGTCCTCACCATGATGCTGGAACCTGACCCCAAGCTGCGGGCCACTGCTGAGGCCCTGCTGGCTCTGCCCATGCTCAGGCGGCCTCGGCCATGGAGCATTCTGTGGTACATGGCTGCCGatgccttcagccgagggtggGCCCTGTGGCAG GCCCTGCTTTCCTTGATGTGCTGGCTCTGGCACAGATTGGCTCACCCCGCCAGCTGGCTGCAGCCGCCGAGCCCACCAGCCACCCCGCCTGGCTCCCCACCCTGCAGCCTCCTCCTGGACAGCAGCCTCTCCAGCAGCTGGGATGATGACAGCATAGG GCTCTCACTCTCTGCAGAGACTGTCCTGGCCAGGGCTACTGGGAACACCTCCACCCCCCGCAgtggctcccccgccccccggaaCAG ggatgccctggaCCTGAGTGACATTGACTCCGAGCCCCCTCGgggctccttcccctccttcgAACCTCGGAACCTTCTCAGCCTGTTTGAGGACTCACTGGGCCCAGGCTGA
- the PAQR4 gene encoding progestin and adipoQ receptor family member 4 — MAFLAGPRLLDWASSPPHLQFNKFVLTGYRPASSGSGCLRSLFYLHNELGNIYTHGLALLGFLVLLPMTMPWGQLGQDGWLGGTHCVACLAPPAGSVLYHLFMCHQGGSAVYTRLLALDMCGVCLVNTLGALPIIHCTLACRPWLRPAALVGYTVLSGVAGWRALTAPSTSARLRAFGWQAAARLLVFGARGVGLGSGAPGSLRCYLRMDALALLGGLVNVARLPERWGPGRFDYWGNSHQIMHLLSVGSILQLHAGVVPDLLWAAHHTCPPD; from the exons ATGGCGTTCCTGGCCGGGCCGCGCCTGCTGGACTGGGCCAGCTCCCCGCCGCACCTGCAGTTCAACAAGTTCGTGCTCACGGGCTACCGGCCGGCCAGCAGCGGCTCGGGCTGTCTGCGCAGCCTCTTCTACCTGCACAACGAGCTGGGCAACATCTACACGCACG GGTTGGCCTTGCTAGGCTTCCTGGTGCTGCTGCCCATGACCATGCCATGGGGCCAGCTGGGCCAGGACGGCTGGCTGGGCGGGACACACTGTGTGGCCTGCCTGGCCCCTCCCGCAGGCTCTGTGCTCTACCATCTCTTCATGTGCCACCAAGGGGGCAGCGCCGTGTATACCCGCCTCCTCGCCCTGGACATGTGTGGCGTCTGCCTTGTCAACACCCTTG GGGCGCTGCCCATCATCCACTGCACCCTGGCCTGTAGGCCCTGGCTGCGTCCGGCTGCCCTGGTGGGCTACACCGTGCTGTCCGGCGTGGCTGGCTGGCGGGCCCTCACTGCCCCCTCCACCAGTGCCCGGCTTCGTGCCTTTGGTTGGCAGGCTGCTGCCCGCCTCCTGGTGTTCGGGGCCCGGGGAGTGGGGCTGGGCTCCGGCGCCCCGGGCTCCCTGCGCTGCTACCTACGCATGGATGCGCTGGCACTGCTTGGGGGACTGGTGAATGTGGCCCGCCTGCCAGAGCGCTGGGGACCTGGCCGCTTCGACTACTGGGGCAACTCCCACCAGATCATGCACCTGCTCAGCGTGGGCTCCATCCTCCAGCTGCACGCCGGTGTCGTGCCAGACCTGCTCTGGGCCGCCCACCACACCTGCCCCCCAGACTGA